A part of Anolis sagrei isolate rAnoSag1 chromosome 3, rAnoSag1.mat, whole genome shotgun sequence genomic DNA contains:
- the LOC132772197 gene encoding stromelysin-1-like, translating into MKCFLLIITLYGALSHALPVPREAEDISEKDMELAKKYIEKYYPASKPTTGFRSRRSVPTSKIRQMQESSGLKVTGKLDLSTLEAMKKPRCGVPDTGDFSTFPMSPKWGVKDLTYSIQNYTRDMEPADIDDAIERAWKMWSDVTPLTFTRVYNGSADIKISFVTGDHGDFRPFQKGGEELAHAFSPAFGGEVHFNDDKNWTKDLTGTNFFIVAAHEFGHSLGLYHSSFLKALMFALYTATDPETLQLHKDDIEGIQFLYGKPEVNTDSRKPPVNILQEATSTDLCDPQLAFDAVTKLRGETLFFKDSFIWRKNPLKQEVENASVSSFWPVLKSGIDAAYAIQDKDMVYFLKGTKFWAARADIIEPGFPKNIHRLGFPKTVKKIDAAAYDENSKKTYFFSGDKYWRYDETKNIMERSYPRSIAADFPSIDSGVDAAFQQDGRLYLFSSSKQYEFDSRTKRFLGRKKANSWFGCTRPKKNERRPE; encoded by the exons ATGAAGTGCTTTCTACTAATCATCACACTCTATGGAGCACTTTCTCATGCATTGCCTGTACCTCGGGAAGCTGAGGACATTTCAGAGAAGGACATGGAGCTTGCCAAG AAATACATAGAAAAGTACTATCCTGCATCAAAGCCAACAACTGGATTTCGAAGCCGAAGGAGTGTCCCTACTTCAAAGATAAGGCAAATGCAGGAATCTTCTGGATTGAAAGTAACTGGCAAACTAGATCTGAGCACATTGGAAGCAATGAAGAAGCCCAGATGTGGGGTTCCCGATACTGGAGACTTCAGCACTTTCCCTATGTCTCCAAAATGGGGAGTAAAAGACTTGACATAtag TATTCAGAACTACACACGAGACATGGAGCCTGCTGATATTGATGATGCAATTGAAAGAGCCTGGAAAATGTGGAGCGATGTGACCCCACTGACTTTCACCAGAGTCTACAATGGCTCCGCAGATATAAAGATCTCTTTTGTAACTGGGG ATCATGGTGACTTTCGTCCCTTTCAAAAAGGTGGTGAGGAGTTAGCTCATGCATTTTCGCCTGCATTTGGTGGAGAAGtccattttaatgatgataaGAATTGGACAAAGGATTTGACAG GCACCAACTTTTTTATTGTTGCTGCTCATGAATTTGGCCACTCCCTGGGTCTCTATCATTCTAGTTTTCTGAAGGCTTTGATGTTTGCATTGTACACAGCTACAGACCCCGAAACTCTACAGCTTCATAAAGATGACATTGAGGGCATCCAGTTTCTTTATG GAAAACCTGAAGTCAACACTGACTCAAGAAAACCACCAGTAAATATTTTACAAGAGGCAACCTCAACAGACTTGTGTGACCCTCAGTTGGCTTTTGATGCTGTGACTAAACTCCGAGGAGAGACCTTATTCTTTAAAGAcag cttcaTATGGCGAAAGAATCCTCTTAAGCAAGAAGTTGAAAATGCATCTGTTTCCTCTTTCTGGCCAGTTCTGAAAAGTGGCATAGATGCTGCCTATGCAATTCAAGATAAGGATATggtctattttttaaaag gaactAAATTTTGGGCAGCAAGGGCCGATATTATTGAGCCAGGTTTCCCAAAGAACATTCACAGGCTTGGCTTTCCAAAAACTGTTAAGAAAATTGATGCAGCTGCTTATGATGAAAACTCCAAGAAAACATACTTCTTTTCAGGTGACAAGTATTGGAG ATATGATGAGACCAAGAATATCATGGAAAGGAGTTATCCAAGGTCAATAGCAGCTGACTTCCCTAGCATTGATTCTGGAGTGGATGCTGCCTTTCAACAAGATG GACGTCTCTACTTATTCAGTAGCTCAAAGCAATATGAGTTTGACAGCAGAACCAAAAGATTTCTTGGCAGAAAGAAGGCTAACAGTTGGTTTGGCTGCACGAGACCGAAGAAGAATGAAAGGAGACCAGAATAA